The Rhinolophus ferrumequinum isolate MPI-CBG mRhiFer1 chromosome 2, mRhiFer1_v1.p, whole genome shotgun sequence genome includes the window GGGGTATTTCAAGATGATATATTTGAGGGtgtttttagaaaacttttttcaCTCCATACTCAGATGGCCTACATTGTCAAGTGCATATTTAGATTAGATTGAATTACACTATTAATCtgtgaccttttaaaaaataagatttgacaaaaaatgtgaaaaaaatggcCTTCCAAAAGATATATAAATCCTAATCCCTGTGAATGTTACTTTACATAAGGATAAAAAGGGGGGTATTTACGAATGTAATTAAATGAAGGATCTCAAGATTGGAAGATTATCCCGGATTATTTGGGTAGGTCATAAATGTAAACACATGTATCTTTTTAAGAGGGAGGCAGATTAAAAGGCCATTTGAAGATGGAACAGAGAGATTTAAAGATGCTGGCCTTTGAGATTAAGGTGATTTGGCTACAGCAAGGAATAATAGCAGCCACCAAATGAAAGAGGCAGGGAGTTCAGCCATCTAGAGCCCCCTGAGCAAGTGTGTCTATTATAGCATCTTGATTTTGGCTCAGTGATACTAATTTTGGACTTCAGGCCCAGGAATTCTAAGAgcataaatttctgttctttgaagccaccaaatttgtagtaatttattACAATagtcacaggaaactaatacaattacctttcaatttttcttccttatttttcctcttcccatcTCCTACTACAATTTTTGTGCCTGTCTGGAGATTGTCTTCTCTAACTTGCCAGTAACTATTCTTATTTCTCAACTTTAACAAGCACTGGTCCTATTATAATCAACatcattataataacaataaGTAAAGGGAAAATAGACAGGATTATATACATTTTGCACATACAGGTTTTGTGAGTCAGACATATTACTAGTTCAAGGATATATAGTAATTATTATAGCTGATTCAAATCTAGATTTAGACAACACAAAGGACATTGTTCTTTGCACTGCAACTACAAAATACACAGATTACAACCAACTAAGTGATGGccatatatattttgcatatatttataaattcttaTCCAGCCAACTAATATACATATCTCTTATCCTGAGACCTAGATGTAAATACAGTGGTGATCTCATGTATGATAAAGCCCCATGGAATCCATCCTCAATATGTTCATGAACAACTTGAACTCCAACATTCTGAAGTCTTGAAACATACATAAGTCCATCATCTCTCACAGTATCATACTGGCAGGTAAGAATATAAGTTGATGGCAAATTCTGTAACTGGGAATCTTTGGCCAACAAGGGTGATGCTCTGATATCCATAAGTGCTTGCAATGAATAGTTAGTTCTTCCGAGAACTGGTTCAGTATAAATATGGTCCTTTCTATACTTCTTGGGTAAGAGAGTAGTCCAGTTAACAAACTTGAACAGATGTCTTGATTCCAGAGGCATATGttggtttcttttcattgcttGGGGAAGTGTTTCATCCTTAGAGAGATATAAACTCACAAGTTTTATGGCTATGTCTCTTGTCAGAACTATACCATGCTCATTTTCTCGGTGAGATGGCAAATAAGAATCAATTATCTGTAAGTGAGGGTAAAGTAAAGCTTGTATcttgattttatgttttatttcaagaTCATTCtgcacctgaaaaaaaaaaaaagataatatccTCTAAGGCAAAGACTTTCAGAACACCAGGAagaggaaatttaattttaataacttaagCAATCTTGAAATGAATACATCTACATAAATTGATGtgattttgtaattattttcacaatatttttaatgtctttcagtGGCATGAGAAAATGTCAAGCTCATTTTAAaggtaaagtttttaaaactttggttGTGTGTCTGAGAAATAtgtgcaaacttccagttataagatacaTCAGTTCTGGtgatataatgtatagcatagtgactatagctaataatactatattgtatatttgaaagttattagATAGTAGGTCTTAAAAGTccttcacatgaaaaaaaaattaactttgtaaGGTGATGGAtagtaactagacttattgtggtgaccatttcagaatatatacatatatggaatcattatattgtacatctgaaactaatataatgttatatgtcaattatgtctgaattaaaaaagaaattaagacataTAGCAGGATTTGAGAGACTGGGAGCAGCAACTACAGTGAGCTCCCAACCTGAGGCAACCATAAAGGTAGCAGTAACCTGGCTTCATgacaacaataacagcaaaaacTATTGCTAGATTTGCTCTAAAAAAATTGGGTGCCTTATCACCAATTGAATTGGTGCATAAAATTGGTTCAATACATATAGGAGAGGAGAGCAAGAAAATTGAATGGAACAGAgaagaattataaaaacaatcagaaaacaataaagtggCAATAcctacatacttatcaataattactttaagaataaattaaatgttcCATGTAAATAAACTAAACGCTCTATTCAAAAGACATAgcgtgggtgaatggataaaacaacAAGACttgtacatatgctgcctataggaGACCTACCTCAAATCAAAAGATATACACAGTTTGAAAGCAAAGGGATAGAAAATGCTAtttaatggaaatgtaaatttaaaaaaaaagctggggtagaaatacttatattagactaaatagactttgaaaaaaagttgtaacaagagacaaaaaagggtATTTCATAATAACAAATGGATCAATCCAAAAGATTGTAAGCATATACCCACCAAACAGAGGAGCACCTAactatgtaaagcaaatattgacagacacaAAGGGAGAGACTGACAGGAATACTATCATTGTAAGGGACTTTTAACACCCTACTGATATCAATGGATAGATGatcaagacagaaaatcaacaaggaaacagtggccttaaatgacatattaaacCAGATGttcttaattgatattttcagaacatttcatccaaaagcagtagaatatacatttctttccaagtgcatatagaatattttccaggaaacaccactagttaggccacaaaacaattttcaaatttaagaagattgaaatcatatcaagcttCTTCTGTGATCACAAttgtataaaactagaaatcaattacaagaagaaaactgaaaaacacaaacacatggaggctaaataacatgctactaaacaatcaATGGGTTAATAGTGAGAtcaaggagaaaattaaaagataccttgagatgaatgaaaattaaaatacaacccAAAATTCTATGGAAcacagccaaagcaattctaagagggaaattcatagcaatacaaatGTACatcaaataaacaagaaaaatctcaaataaacaatctaaccttacatttaaaggaactaaaaaaataacagaaaacaaaacccaaagtgagtagaaagaaggaaataataaagatcatagtGCAAATGAAAGCAATAGAGTCTAAATTTATAGAAACCTtgatgaaaccaagagctggttctttgaaaaggtgaaCAAAATTGATTAACCTTTAGTCATActcaagaaaaaaggagagagggcccagattaaaaagaaaaatcagaaatgatagaGAAGTAGTGACAATTGACACCACAGAATtacaaaatttataag containing:
- the AADACL2 gene encoding arylacetamide deacetylase-like 2 — protein: MGFKALCFGLFCVLFASHIYVPIPGNIEEYWKVMALDAAAKTCTFMALCFEYIGIMRYEEFISMIFKLDYTQPLSDEYVVVTDTAFTDIPVRLYLPKRKSETPRRAVIYLHGGAYCFGSCKQTAFDFLNRWTANKLDAVVVGVDYRLAPQHLFPAQFEDSIAAVKFFLQDKILTKYGVDPTRICISGDSSGGTLTAAVTQEVQNDLEIKHKIKIQALLYPHLQIIDSYLPSHRENEHGIVLTRDIAIKLVSLYLSKDETLPQAMKRNQHMPLESRHLFKFVNWTTLLPKKYRKDHIYTEPVLGRTNYSLQALMDIRASPLLAKDSQLQNLPSTYILTCQYDTVRDDGLMYVSRLQNVGVQVVHEHIEDGFHGALSYMRSPLYLHLGLRIRDMYISWLDKNL